The genomic window CCAATATCGATTCGCTTAATAAAGGAATCCGTGCTGAAAGCGGTAGATGCCTCTCTTGAAGAAGGCATGCATTTTGAAAGGAAAAATTTCTATCTATTATTTTCAACCGAAGATCAAAAAGAAGGCATGAAGGCTTTTCAAGAAAAAAGAAGGCCGAATTTTAATGGGAGATAGGGTGGGTACTTATTATTATTTAGAATTTAAAATGTTGTGAAAATTTCATTTGATATAGTAGAATTATTTTATGACGTTTATATTTCGGCATTCTATCTATATGAAATGAAGTGAGGAATGAAGGTAATTGAATACTAGATCAATGATTTTTACTTTATATGGAGACTATATATCGCATTATGGCAGTAAAATTTGGATTGGAAGTTTAATTCGGTTATTAAATGAGTTTGGTCATAATGATCAATCTGTTCGGGCAGCTATTTCTAGGATGAATAAGCAAGGCTGGGTTCAGTCCGATAAAGTCGGCAATAAAAGCTATTATTCTTTAACAGACCGCGGTCAAAAAAGGATTGATGAGGCAGCTAAAAGGATATTTAAGCTTATGCCGGAAAAATGGGATGGGCAGTGGAGAATATTAATGTACACTATTCCAGAGGAAATTCGGACAGTTAGGGATGAACTTAGAAAAGAATTAGTCTGGAGCGGATTTGGCTCCTTATCTAATAGCTGCTGGATATCAGCCAATAATCTTGAAAATCATGTGAATGAAATAATTGATAAATATGATATCGGTCAATATGTCGATTTTTTTATCGCAAAATATGAGGGGCCGCATGATAATTTCCGTTTAGTTGAAAAGAGCTGGAACTTAGAGGATATTAATTCCAAGTATCAAGTGTTCATTTCCGAATATAGTCAGAAATATATCATCGATAAAAATAAAATTCAAAAGGGACAAATGTCTGATGCAGAATGCTTTGTGGAAAGGACAAAGCTCGTCCATGA from Bacillus sp. DTU_2020_1000418_1_SI_GHA_SEK_038 includes these protein-coding regions:
- the paaX gene encoding phenylacetic acid degradation operon negative regulatory protein PaaX, which encodes MNTRSMIFTLYGDYISHYGSKIWIGSLIRLLNEFGHNDQSVRAAISRMNKQGWVQSDKVGNKSYYSLTDRGQKRIDEAAKRIFKLMPEKWDGQWRILMYTIPEEIRTVRDELRKELVWSGFGSLSNSCWISANNLENHVNEIIDKYDIGQYVDFFIAKYEGPHDNFRLVEKSWNLEDINSKYQVFISEYSQKYIIDKNKIQKGQMSDAECFVERTKLVHEYRKFLFVDPGLPEELLPEKWLGSHAASLFSEYYKELAKPASRFFEAVFREGNEIKHKDVHYDVLDHPYIVE